The DNA window tactccaacaccggcctgttgacatcccactaccatatttttgaaatgatgtgatgatgctttctcagcagggacattttcatagagaaagaacttgctaattagatgctccattccctccttcacattacctccagtgaaataactccaaacactcttttgacgtgctttggatgacttatataaacttggggctattggtagtgttggttatgattctctaagactatctccccgtctcatttgtgcaccaccacttgtcccggaaccttgtgctctattaggaattttatgaatgtgttctctttcccatgctgactgtttggaggcacgtaatgcttgtttcaaactgcgtcgttcttcaggtcccatgttaTCATCACATTCGTTCTCattgtcatcatcatcactgtcaaccacttggccaatgacttctcctcgtagcccaactcgaatattttccattccatgtgttatcttttccttctgctgttttttattttttaataatgtgctaatgaatgccttcacttctagggggacattatcgcatcgttggacattttttgctggatctaatccactaagatgtaCTTAAGTCatgtcactccgccactcttcattacccgaccacaatatttgcaaattgtgccatgtttgtttccgtctattgggtctccatgttcccaagctggatcacgtttagtaactccatttgacatcttaaatgtacctatatttatttttcatgaaaattagacaattattttttggccaaaaaatatagtagtgatgacggttatataagagaacctaaataataaagttattctacagaagaattaaatacgaagtaaagaaaatgattgtaaaaatttaagtaattataaaaataatatggaataataaaacctaatattaatgaataataatccaatttgataaaaaaaataatcctaatataaaacatagtgatgaataataatccaatttgataataatccaatttaataataatccaatttaatgaataatcaaatttgattataatccaatttaatgaataataatccaatttgataataaaaaaaacctaatattaatgaataataatccaatttgataataaaacctaatattaataaaataataaataacattaaacatattaaaattatcctagggaataattatacaacattacttaattacttaaaaaaaattaacatgtaattgttaacattacttaattacttacaaaaattaacatgcaagtattaattacttaaaaaaattaacatacgagtccacacaaatttttttgttgttgtataaattacaataatataaatataagtttgtaaacttactttaaatatggaaccctttgtgttcaagctctggaatggatctggaatggctttgaaaggggtaagggaagaagaagaaacaaaaatgcTCTGAATgactctgatactccacctcttgaaagaatatcacagtggcacacggttttgaatgaaaccaccatcCATGGTCTAAAATCGTACAAgttataattgtaaaagttgtctGCGCTTTGAATTATTTAGATTCTTTTCAATGAAATCACCATTATTTTTGtccatggtctgaaattgtcaaaataattgtaaaatTTGTCAGAAGTTCCTGAGTGTGTCTTGAGTCCTGACAGGaggaaccacacacacacacacaacgcaCGCAACCACACAACAACGCACGCACACAAACATCACACACGCAGACACTCAGTGacctctgtctctgtctctctctcgatccttctctattCTCTCCATTCTccactcccacacacacacacagagatctctcgatctctcttctcctttctcccacacacacaccatggccttctgctcctccctctcctttctctctgcaccgagacccacatacacctctcctttctctctgcaccgagacccacaCGCACACCATCGCACCTGCTCCGACGAGTTTCTTCAATTTCcccggttaggtaagcttcgggtttttctttttctattctaGATCGAAGCTTagatgtgaaattgaagttctatctcgtgtttttgcaaggtttttgggatgaaatcggctcgggaataggcacacccatctccggcgaggCCGTGGGTGTCGACGAACTTTCCAAACACCTCCGACCGTTTCACAACAAACGGACGTTATAAAGATGTTCctctcgtcttctatttcattttcatacctagatcggagtctaagGGGCTCtttacagtcggccggagctaTAGAAGCTCCAGTGTTCTTCTCCAATTTGCACAGTTCCGAAATTTCGCGATAATATCGACAATATCGcaatattttgacgaaaaccaaTTGGATAACCATTAAAATATCGGTCTTGCGAAAAATCAATAATATCGGTGAAATATCGCCcatattatcggcatttaagACACTGATTGAAACTAACGAGTttttacatgacatgtatgttcgaactctcttttgatcgttgttcagtgtactcgattactctttcgagcacctatgtgtttgtcttagtgtccaacactaaatgacttgagactagtcatactcacgtttgagttgacataacacatactaaccttagcggattgtcaatgcccaattggcaatcctatggctaggaacggtttaggaatgaacataagagaaaggtctcgttaatctaacttacttagattaCTTCTCTCAGATTAAATactttccttggattcccttattgcttaaacacatgatacaataaatagtgattaagaataagctttgcccttcattaaacatataatagtttaatacaataagtattccaaaagctattacatcaaatgagtggctttgtgggcatacttccaacattcTTCTTGCAGGCTTTGTCTGATAAATCTCTCACTTTCACTTTTCCTTTGTGATGAACTACCTTCTCCTTTTTTAGCTTTCTTTTCTAGTGATTGAaagttgctttttttttttttctctgctcCCCTTTTCAGACCCATTCTCGCAAAAATACTTTGATTTTCCTCCCTTGATTGCTACGACTCAACACTTGTTATATTGCCACTATTATAAATCCGTAGTGGCGCAAGGTTTCTCCCCCCAGCATTTCCTTCTCTGTCTTCTTCAGATGTAGGTATTTGATTTCCCGAGCCGCCCTAATTGTCTTGAATCGTTGGGCTTGGATTGGCCCTTTCATAATCATTCATGTTCTCaatcagtggcggatccaggaatctTACCCCAAGGGGTCGCAGTgtaaaagttcaaataaaaatttaggatggaaaaacatattgaaaatgaaatcatagtactttcattcataattcataatggaaacaatattacaatattacaaactataattgtccacgacaaggtttcatattttgaaaacgaagcattatagcttcattttcaatacaagcaaaaatatctctctcaatataaacaagcaagctatcactcaaccattgatctcccattttgttcctaagtggacccttaacaatattcatgacagaaaatgctctctccactgaagcagttgcaactggtaaaactaaagacaatgtaatgagcaaatatacataattgaatacttgatgcatccttgtctccaccattttttttttgcaagatcaccaatcccttccaattgagagaaatCACTACTAGAACAcacataatgaatataaatctcaaattgatcttcaagtgccaaacgatcttcatccgaaaagtcttgaggataaaattgagcaagacgaagtaactttggtttatcaaaagctacaaatgaatctttcggactcaaacatgccatacaaaTAAGCAACTCGGTATTTACCTCATTAAAGCGATCCTCTAACTCCGTAATTTGCTCATCAATGACATAAATAAAGAGCTCCACACGATAATGATGACGATTTGTCTTTATTGGAGCATAACGCCTTGACCTCCCTGGAAGTATAAATGCCTCTTCCATGTTAGGAACATCAATatgatgtttttcacaaaaagaagatacTTCATCAACCAATGCATCGAACCCATTATTCCTCATCCAATATAGCTTTTCCTTGCATGATTTCACTAAagccattgcattcacaatttcttgatctttcctttgcaatgcttgtgacaaatcatttgtgagtcccaatatgactttcatcaagaaaaggtgaaacacaaactcaaaagtaAGTATCACTCTCATTAACGTATTTGCTTCACCCGCACTTTCATTGGGATTATCATCAATAACCATTTGAAGCACATGAACCACGGATGAAAACATAGAAATGATGCTAATCAAGGTACCATAGTGTGAGTTCCATCGTGTGTCACCGGCACGTTTGAgacttgtttcttgatttaagcCTCGCCCCATTATAAGACAATCATTTTCAAAAGCTATCACAAGCTCTTCTTGAAGTTGCCCTCTAAGTGAATCACGTCGCTTACAAGATGCTCCAACATGATTAACCACATTATTAGCCGTTGAAAAAAAAGAGGCAATGTCTATATTATTCTTTGCTACGGCAACAAGAGCTAGTTGAAGTTGATGagcaaagcaatgaacataatatgcacaaggttgttctctcaatatctttgttttaaggccaCTCAACTCACCTCTCATATTGCTAGCACCATCATAACCTTGTCCTCGTAGCTTGGAAATGCTCAAACCGTAGTGAGAAAACAATGTGTCAATAGCATCCTTTAGTGAACTTGAAGTAGTGTCGGTAACATGTTGGATACCCACAAATCTTTCAATTACATGGCCGTTGTCATCCACATAACGCAACACCATAGCCATTTGCTCTTTCACAGACACATCACGTGCTTCATCCACCAATATTGAAAAGAATCTATCTTTTAGACCATCCATGATAGCATCAAGTGTTTCAAGGGCACatgaattcacaatttctttttgaatggaaggagctagtaatttgagattccccggagcattttccatcacaacttctctaactttatcattattatctGCAAGGAATTGCAATAACTCCAAGTAATTTCCCCTATTGCTTGAAGTGGCACTTTCATCATGGCCACGAAAAGGAAGACCTTGTCGTAATAAAAACTTAGTGCACTTGATTAAAGCAATCAAGCATGTGCGATAAGCCTAACGAGCTTGGTCAGAGTGTTTGCTCACTGCCGTTTCAATATGTGTAGCttgattcatcaaatttgtagcAGCTTCTCTAGCCTTATTATGAACACTCCCAACCGGTCCAACATGCATCttaaatctttctctccctttcttccaaTTCTTAAATCCATCTCCAGTGAAAGCTTCACTACCCACTTGttcaaaattggttttaaagagATAGCAATAGAGACAAAATGCCGCATCTTTAGATACactatactccaaccaatcaaactcatcaaaccATTGGGGAATGAAGCGTCGATTAATTCCCGACATATTAGTTATTGGGAAATTATGACCTTTAGGTTGACAAGGTCCTTTTTGTAGATATAATCTTCGGACCTCATCTCTCATATTAGCGTCATAATCTATTATTCGAGTTCTTAATCCAGGATCCGCTTGAAGATTACCCAAAACATCATCTAACTGACTTTGTCTTGAACTTGGAGTTCTTGAACTACCAACAGTATTTGAACTATCAACATTATTCGAACTACCCGA is part of the Malus domestica chromosome 12, GDT2T_hap1 genome and encodes:
- the LOC139189819 gene encoding uncharacterized protein — its product is MWAQELALEEIQLHLVPFWVQIRGVPLYLITEENARRLARNGVAGYGEWMKTAAVRDIQKNSRPLVSFQGERRLAGTTREEARRGEHGRQVDASIIMERFFKRKSSSGSGSSNNVDSSNTVGSSRTPSSRQSQLDDVLGNLQADPGLRTRIIDYDANMRDEVRRLYLQKGPCQPKGHNFPITNMSGINRRFIPQWFDEFDWLEYSVSKDAAFCLYCYLFKTNFEQVGSEAFTGDGFKNWKKGRERFKMHVGPVGSVHNKAREAATNLMNQATHIETAVSKHSDQAHNNDKVREVVMENAPGNLKLLAPSIQKEIVNSCALETLDAIMDGLKDRFFSILVDEARDVSVKEQMAMVLRYVDDNGHVIERFVGIQHVTDTTSSSLKDAIDTLFSHYGLSISKLRGQGYDGASNMRGELSGLKTKILREQPCAYYVHCFAHQLQLALVAVAKNNIDIASFFSTANNVVNHVGASCKRRDSLRGQLQEELVIAFENDCLIMGRGLNQETSLKRAGDTRWNSHYGTLISIISMFSSVVHVLQMVIDDNPNESAGEANTLMRVILTFEFVFHLFLMKVILGLTNDLSQALQRKDQEIVNAMALVKSCKEKLYWMRNNGFDALVDEVSSFCEKHHIDVPNMEEAFILPGRSRRYAPIKTNRHHYRVELFIYVIDEQITELEDRFNEVLVYDP